The following nucleotide sequence is from Borrelia sp. A-FGy1.
TAAATCTGCCATACTTGTTTTTAAAACCTCCTCATCATAAATTATTTTTGTTCGGCGCTTATCGCCAAATTTTAAACCTAAATTAATCACCTCTTCCCTTATAATGTCAACAATTCTTTTTGGATTTAAAAGAATATCTTCATAATCCTTTATCAAAGCTAAGATAAGTTTAAACTCTTCTTCAATTCTTTCTATTTCAAGAGATGTTAACCTTTGTAACTTCATATCAAGAATAGCATTAGATTGAATCTCTGATAAACTAAACTCCTTAATAATACACTCCTTAGCCTCCTTTATAACCCTAGAAAACTTTATTATTTCTATTACTTTATCAATATTTTTTAAAGCTACATTTAATCCCTCAAGAACATGAGCCTTTTCTCTTGCTTTCTTTAAATCAAATTCCACCCGTCTTCTAACAATTTCCTTTCTATGCTTAATAAATTCAGATAAAAGTTCCTCTAAATTCAATTGTCTCGGAATTCCATCAACAAGAGCCAAATTATTTATGCTGAAATTTTTCCTAAGTTCAGTATATTCATAAAGTAAATTCATAACAATAAGAGGATCAAATCCTCTCTTAACCTCAAGTACAATCCTAATTCCATCGCGATCTGATTCATCCCTTATATCAGAAATACCCTCTAATTTTTCTTCTTTTAATAAAAACGCAATTTTCATAAGTAGGGAAGATTTATTAACAGCATAAGGTATTTCTGTCACTATAATAAAAGTAATATCCTCTGGTTTTTTCTCAATATGATATTTGGCTCGAACAACAACGCTTCCTTTACCTGTTGTATAAGCCTTAACTAAGCTATCACTATAAATAATTTCCGCAGAAGTTGGAAAATCTGGTCCTTTAACTATCCCAATTAAATCATAAACAGATATATTATCATGATCCAACATGTAAATCAAAGCAGCACAAATTTCACTTAAATTATGTGGAGCCATATTTGTAGCCATTCCAACAGCGATTCCACTAGATCCGTTTACCAATAAAAAAGGAAAAGCAGTCGGCAGAACCTCAGGTTCACTTAAAGAATCGTCATAATTAGGCTTAAAATCAACAGTTTGCTTATCTATATCTTTAACAAGCTCTTCTGCTATTTTTGCCATTCGTGCTTCAGTATACCGCATAGCAGCAGGAGGATCACCATCAATAGATCCAAAATTTCCCTGTCCACTTATTACAGGATATCTTAGAGAAAAATCCTGAGCAAGTCTCACAAGTGCCTCATAAATCGATTGATCTCCATGAGGATGATATTTACCAAGAACATCACCAACGATCCTCCCTGCTTTTTTAAATGATTTATCTGATCTAAGCCCCATTTCATGCATAGAATAAAGAATTCTTCTGTGCACAGGCTTAAGCCCATCCCTTACGTCAGGAAGAGCTCTTGAAACAATTACAGACATTGCATAATTTAAATAAGATGTTCTAACTTCATCCTCTATTTTAATATTTAATATTTGTTCAACATTCTCTTTAGATGACATCCCTGCTCCAATTACACATCCAGATTTACTACATCAAGTGCATTTTGTTCAATAAACTTTCTCCT
It contains:
- the gyrA gene encoding DNA topoisomerase (ATP-hydrolyzing) subunit A, translating into MSSKENVEQILNIKIEDEVRTSYLNYAMSVIVSRALPDVRDGLKPVHRRILYSMHEMGLRSDKSFKKAGRIVGDVLGKYHPHGDQSIYEALVRLAQDFSLRYPVISGQGNFGSIDGDPPAAMRYTEARMAKIAEELVKDIDKQTVDFKPNYDDSLSEPEVLPTAFPFLLVNGSSGIAVGMATNMAPHNLSEICAALIYMLDHDNISVYDLIGIVKGPDFPTSAEIIYSDSLVKAYTTGKGSVVVRAKYHIEKKPEDITFIIVTEIPYAVNKSSLLMKIAFLLKEEKLEGISDIRDESDRDGIRIVLEVKRGFDPLIVMNLLYEYTELRKNFSINNLALVDGIPRQLNLEELLSEFIKHRKEIVRRRVEFDLKKAREKAHVLEGLNVALKNIDKVIEIIKFSRVIKEAKECIIKEFSLSEIQSNAILDMKLQRLTSLEIERIEEEFKLILALIKDYEDILLNPKRIVDIIREEVINLGLKFGDKRRTKIIYDEEVLKTSMADLMQKENVIVILTKKGFIKRILQDEYKLQGIGGKGLSSFDLQDGDQVNISLCVSTHDFLFMISNEGKLYVINAYEIKDTSRSSKGQNIRELVNLGETEEILTIKNCNELTENNYLLITTASGKVARIEMEGLKTIKARGVIIIRLVDKDFVTSAEIVSKDEKIICISKRGNSFIFNSNDIRLTHRGTQGVSGMKVKEGDVCIKSLVHRQGSYLLIVSENGYGKRLNISKLTELKRGATGYTSYKKSDEKAGEVVDAITVMQGDEIFLISRSSKILRTSADKISEQGKDARGIQVLSLDEDKLVSVSKFIK